A stretch of the Candidatus Zixiibacteriota bacterium genome encodes the following:
- a CDS encoding T9SS type A sorting domain-containing protein, giving the protein MCASASAFAASVQTDSLAYDPGSLVTIAGSNFYANETVRLRVTFPDGSPLPSGITSAWSVIASGTGTLDTGTGVGFERPGVGELKGFITNWTMAGVLAPGTQLKLTAVGDLSGYAATTSFLLANTKFHQLQNGTPSNSPEWANGDINGSNSCYAEANAVPYRFFILGLNAGTTHTFRIDFEATKGGIHALDYMAQYNLSEAGPIVTVGGECSSTSQPAPADCATPIAVAPLRDPRLASSYSGPVPPELSAIINPSFPIDGPGSLYAYNVSNVSISTYSIGGTASNRELSVTITFDVIANGSVGFFWGGHLAHGVPAGWGLGMGAGSISGAPYHTAAGEVDGSGGMANRSIQKGVICLPPDVTMTCSAGPYCTGASFTCSVPAGADSYLWTVTGGTITSGQGTNSITYTVTATAGNPVTISIQACNTENGCNGDYCCNYATNTVYASDCCQVSLTCPPTATRECNQSTDPIYTGTPTFTTSGTCPLPISFSYVDSETPGACPQEKTISRLWKAYDANGTLRAQCTQTINVEDNTAPVLSGCPSNVTVQCDAVPAPATPTATDNCDPTPTITMTSSTTPGSCAQQYTLTRTWTATDDCGNSSSCSQVITVIDTQAPSITCPQWITVQCASLVPAPNPALVVATDACDPAPVVTFVSDVSDGQTCPETITRTYKATDACGNYATCTQLIIIDDTTPPSVTCPADITVQCVADVPAPNTALVSATDNCDPNPVIAWLSDQIAPGTCPKIITRTYKATDACGNVGTCTQTITVDDTTPPVITCPPNTTIYCGESSDPSNTGYATATDNCSAPGNITITYSDYQNGGAITRTWTATDECGNQASCVQTISTPPDTTPPQITCPNPIFVECLTQVPQPDPLLVTVFDVCDPSPVVVFVDDVSNGQTCPEIITRTYKATDAAGNVAYCTQTITIDDITAPQVTCPAPISVECITLVPQPNPALVTATDNCDPNPTVVFVSDVSDGQTCPETITRTYKATDFCGNEAFCTQIITVDDNTAPQITCPQAISVECITLVPQPNPALVSVSDNCDPNPMVVFLGDVSNGQSCPETIIRTYKATDFCGNEAFCTQIITVDDNTAPSITCPQPLTVECITDVPQPNPALVTATDNCDPSPVVTFVSDVQSGSYCPVTITRTYKATDFCGNEAFCTQIITVHDVTAPTIACPQPLAVQCVADVPQPNPALVVVSDNCDPNPVVTFVSDVSNGQTCPETITRTYRATDFCGNEAFCTQIITVDDDIAPQITCPQAISVQCLTDVPQPNPALVMATDNCDPNPVVTFVSDVQTGQGCPLTITRTYKATDFCGNEAFCTQIITVDDQIPPQVTCPSGITVECLTDVPQPNPALVTAIDNCDPNPVVTFVDDVQSGSGCPYIITRTYKATDYCGNEGFCTQIITVDDNTAPTFTTFPADQTIFQCAPAQICLPVAATDNCQGAVTITVTNGIGSIVNGQWCVTPTATASYDVTIRAADVCNNYVERTFHVDYTLNTRPSFTNCPPDQRIHWGQSYSINLDASDPDAGQTLTFSLCPGAPQGVTLNTSTGELTFASTARDICDPEICVIVRDDCNAADTCEFNVCVYNDPPVVTCPGTQVLCYGYPLSVQATATDPDQGPYLFYYLLSGPAGVQVNAGTGAITWANPTPGAHEICVIATDSAAVCTPCSPSNADTCCFMVNIVSLDLVIEKVHDQYQGQYTEVSIDFMNVGTNWPIAGYDLLIQYDNSALSFQKADPGKFFTDCAWEYFTYRFGANGNCGPGACPSGVLRIVALAEQNGGNIAVHPDCYTNNGVADPGPGSSTSTQLAVMTFLVSNDRTLECQFVPIRFVWYDCGDNSLSNVRGDTLFISHFVYDYAGEIGDPPVVQWSDITGLDNTMPTLTGAPSPQCDISDKYELVRCANFYNGGIDIICADSIDAPGDININGIAYEIADAVMFTNYFITGLGAFGGHVEGSIAASDVNRDGMALSVADLVYLIRVVIGDAVPYAKSTPMTAVPAGYAIDDGVLSVSGGVDIGGAAVSVRGQVAPTLLADGMEMTYAYSDGVTRIIVTPPVEATSMHSFRGAFLSGIEGEVLTIELATAQGAPVVAKNVPSRYSLEPNYPNPFNPATTIEFALPEAVSYRLTIYNIEGRVVEVFQGKAETPGVFKVEWNATDRASGVYLYRLEAGQFTQTRKMLLLK; this is encoded by the coding sequence TTGTGCGCAAGTGCTTCGGCGTTTGCCGCCTCGGTCCAGACTGATTCACTCGCTTATGACCCGGGTTCACTGGTGACAATCGCCGGATCGAACTTCTATGCCAACGAAACGGTTCGACTGAGAGTCACTTTCCCTGACGGCTCCCCGTTGCCGTCGGGAATCACCTCCGCCTGGTCGGTGATTGCCAGCGGGACCGGTACCCTTGATACAGGCACTGGTGTCGGTTTTGAACGCCCCGGTGTCGGCGAGCTGAAGGGTTTCATAACCAACTGGACTATGGCCGGCGTACTGGCGCCCGGCACTCAGTTGAAACTGACCGCTGTCGGCGACCTGTCGGGATATGCAGCCACAACCTCATTCCTCCTGGCCAATACGAAATTCCACCAACTGCAGAACGGTACTCCTTCCAACAGTCCAGAGTGGGCTAACGGCGACATCAATGGAAGCAACTCATGTTACGCCGAGGCGAACGCAGTGCCGTACCGGTTCTTTATTCTTGGCCTTAACGCCGGTACCACGCACACCTTCAGAATCGACTTTGAGGCAACCAAGGGTGGAATTCACGCTCTCGATTACATGGCGCAGTACAATTTGTCTGAGGCCGGACCAATCGTGACTGTGGGTGGTGAATGCAGTTCAACCTCCCAGCCAGCCCCGGCCGACTGCGCCACACCGATTGCGGTAGCCCCGCTTCGAGACCCACGGTTGGCCTCCAGCTATTCAGGCCCGGTTCCTCCCGAGTTGTCCGCTATTATCAATCCGTCATTTCCGATCGATGGCCCTGGCAGCCTATATGCATATAACGTAAGCAACGTGTCAATAAGCACTTACTCCATCGGCGGGACTGCCAGCAACCGTGAGCTTTCGGTAACGATTACATTCGACGTAATTGCCAATGGAAGCGTCGGCTTCTTCTGGGGCGGCCATCTTGCGCACGGTGTCCCGGCAGGCTGGGGTCTTGGCATGGGAGCCGGCTCAATCAGCGGTGCTCCGTATCACACGGCGGCCGGCGAAGTAGACGGCTCCGGCGGCATGGCTAACAGGTCCATTCAGAAAGGTGTGATCTGTCTGCCGCCTGATGTCACGATGACTTGCAGCGCGGGTCCGTACTGTACCGGCGCCTCGTTCACTTGCTCGGTTCCGGCCGGCGCGGACAGCTACCTCTGGACTGTAACAGGGGGTACCATAACAAGCGGCCAGGGGACGAATTCGATCACTTACACGGTGACTGCTACGGCGGGAAATCCTGTCACGATCAGCATCCAGGCTTGTAATACCGAGAACGGATGCAACGGCGACTACTGTTGCAATTACGCTACGAATACGGTGTACGCGTCGGATTGTTGCCAGGTGTCTCTCACTTGTCCACCTACCGCGACCAGGGAGTGCAATCAGTCAACTGATCCCATTTATACAGGCACGCCCACCTTCACTACGTCCGGTACCTGCCCGCTTCCCATAAGTTTCTCTTATGTCGATTCCGAGACACCGGGCGCCTGCCCGCAGGAGAAGACGATTTCGCGTCTGTGGAAGGCGTACGATGCCAACGGCACGCTCAGGGCTCAGTGTACTCAGACCATCAATGTTGAAGACAATACGGCTCCGGTGCTGTCCGGCTGTCCGAGCAACGTGACCGTGCAGTGCGACGCCGTTCCGGCGCCGGCCACGCCGACGGCCACTGACAACTGCGATCCCACGCCTACGATCACGATGACCTCGTCGACTACTCCCGGTTCCTGCGCTCAGCAGTACACGCTGACGCGGACCTGGACCGCGACCGATGACTGCGGGAATTCATCGTCGTGCTCGCAGGTGATCACGGTAATTGACACCCAGGCGCCATCCATAACCTGTCCGCAGTGGATCACGGTCCAGTGTGCGAGCCTGGTTCCGGCTCCGAACCCGGCTCTGGTGGTGGCCACGGATGCCTGCGATCCCGCGCCGGTGGTTACTTTCGTGAGCGACGTCTCCGACGGCCAGACTTGCCCTGAGACTATCACCCGCACTTACAAGGCCACCGATGCCTGCGGCAATTATGCTACCTGCACCCAGCTTATCATCATTGATGACACCACGCCGCCGTCGGTGACCTGCCCGGCGGATATCACGGTGCAGTGTGTCGCCGATGTCCCGGCTCCCAACACGGCGCTGGTTTCGGCGACTGACAACTGCGATCCGAATCCGGTAATCGCATGGCTGAGCGATCAGATCGCCCCCGGAACCTGTCCTAAGATCATCACCCGGACCTACAAGGCGACCGATGCCTGCGGCAACGTGGGTACCTGCACGCAGACCATCACGGTTGACGACACCACGCCGCCGGTAATCACCTGTCCGCCAAACACCACAATCTACTGCGGCGAATCGAGCGATCCGTCCAATACCGGTTACGCGACGGCTACCGATAACTGCTCGGCCCCCGGCAACATTACGATCACTTACTCTGATTATCAGAACGGCGGAGCTATCACGCGGACCTGGACGGCCACCGACGAGTGCGGCAACCAGGCCAGTTGCGTGCAGACAATAAGCACTCCCCCGGACACCACTCCGCCGCAGATTACCTGTCCGAACCCGATTTTTGTCGAGTGTCTCACACAAGTTCCGCAGCCCGATCCGCTGCTGGTGACCGTATTCGACGTCTGCGATCCGTCGCCAGTGGTAGTGTTTGTCGACGATGTCTCCAACGGTCAGACTTGTCCGGAGATCATAACTCGTACATATAAAGCGACCGATGCCGCCGGAAACGTGGCGTACTGCACTCAAACAATTACCATTGACGATATCACCGCCCCGCAAGTCACCTGTCCGGCGCCGATATCGGTTGAGTGCATAACCCTGGTGCCACAGCCGAATCCGGCGCTGGTGACCGCCACCGACAATTGCGATCCGAATCCGACAGTTGTGTTTGTAAGCGATGTCTCCGATGGCCAGACCTGTCCGGAGACGATCACGCGTACCTACAAGGCGACTGATTTCTGCGGCAACGAGGCGTTCTGCACGCAGATCATAACGGTGGACGACAATACCGCTCCTCAGATCACCTGTCCGCAGGCGATTTCGGTGGAATGCATCACTTTAGTGCCGCAGCCGAATCCGGCGCTGGTCAGCGTAAGCGACAACTGTGATCCGAATCCAATGGTCGTGTTCCTCGGTGATGTCTCCAACGGCCAGTCCTGTCCGGAGACAATCATCCGCACCTACAAGGCGACTGATTTCTGCGGCAACGAGGCATTCTGTACCCAGATCATCACAGTTGATGATAACACGGCTCCGAGCATTACCTGTCCTCAGCCGCTGACAGTGGAATGCATAACCGATGTTCCGCAGCCGAATCCGGCTTTGGTGACAGCTACCGACAACTGCGATCCCAGTCCGGTCGTGACATTTGTGAGTGACGTTCAGTCCGGCTCCTACTGCCCGGTGACGATCACCCGTACTTATAAGGCGACCGATTTCTGCGGCAACGAGGCCTTCTGCACGCAGATCATTACTGTTCACGACGTTACCGCGCCGACCATCGCCTGCCCGCAGCCGCTTGCGGTTCAGTGTGTGGCCGACGTGCCGCAGCCGAATCCGGCGCTGGTTGTGGTGTCGGATAACTGCGACCCCAATCCGGTCGTGACTTTCGTTAGTGATGTCTCGAACGGTCAGACCTGTCCGGAGACAATCACTCGAACCTATAGGGCGACCGATTTCTGCGGCAATGAGGCCTTCTGCACACAGATCATCACTGTTGATGACGATATCGCTCCGCAGATCACCTGTCCGCAGGCGATCAGCGTTCAGTGTCTGACCGACGTACCTCAGCCTAACCCGGCGCTGGTGATGGCGACCGACAACTGTGATCCCAATCCGGTCGTGACTTTTGTGAGCGATGTCCAGACCGGCCAGGGCTGTCCGCTGACCATTACTCGCACGTACAAGGCGACCGATTTCTGCGGAAACGAGGCCTTCTGCACGCAGATCATCACTGTCGATGATCAGATTCCGCCGCAGGTTACATGTCCGTCGGGCATCACGGTCGAGTGTCTAACTGATGTACCTCAGCCGAATCCGGCGCTGGTGACGGCGATCGATAACTGCGATCCCAACCCGGTGGTGACCTTCGTGGACGATGTCCAGAGCGGCTCAGGCTGTCCGTATATCATTACTCGCACCTACAAGGCCACCGATTACTGTGGCAACGAGGGCTTCTGCACGCAGATCATAACGGTGGACGACAACACCGCCCCGACCTTCACGACCTTCCCGGCCGACCAGACCATCTTCCAGTGTGCGCCGGCCCAAATCTGTCTGCCTGTTGCGGCCACTGACAATTGTCAGGGTGCTGTCACGATAACAGTGACCAATGGGATAGGCAGCATAGTCAACGGTCAATGGTGCGTGACCCCAACTGCGACTGCCTCCTACGATGTCACTATCAGGGCGGCCGATGTGTGCAACAACTACGTTGAACGTACTTTCCACGTAGACTACACCTTGAACACGCGCCCGAGCTTCACCAACTGTCCGCCGGATCAGAGAATTCACTGGGGTCAGTCCTACTCGATCAACCTCGACGCTAGTGATCCGGACGCCGGCCAGACGTTAACCTTCAGCCTCTGTCCCGGTGCACCGCAGGGCGTCACCCTTAACACCAGCACCGGCGAGCTGACCTTCGCGTCGACCGCTCGTGATATCTGCGATCCCGAGATTTGCGTGATTGTCAGAGATGACTGTAACGCGGCCGACACGTGCGAATTCAACGTCTGCGTATACAACGATCCGCCGGTAGTGACCTGCCCCGGTACGCAGGTGCTCTGCTACGGGTACCCGTTGTCCGTTCAAGCGACAGCAACCGACCCCGACCAGGGCCCATATCTGTTCTACTATCTGCTTAGCGGACCCGCGGGAGTGCAGGTCAACGCAGGCACGGGCGCTATCACCTGGGCTAACCCAACGCCCGGAGCGCACGAGATCTGCGTGATCGCCACCGACAGCGCGGCTGTTTGCACACCGTGCAGTCCGTCGAATGCGGATACGTGCTGCTTCATGGTCAATATTGTGTCGCTCGATCTGGTTATCGAGAAAGTGCATGATCAATATCAAGGCCAGTACACCGAAGTTAGCATTGATTTCATGAATGTAGGGACTAACTGGCCGATTGCCGGTTACGATCTTCTGATTCAGTACGATAACAGCGCGCTCAGCTTCCAGAAGGCCGATCCCGGCAAGTTCTTCACCGACTGCGCCTGGGAGTATTTCACGTACCGCTTCGGTGCCAACGGCAACTGCGGTCCCGGCGCATGTCCGTCCGGCGTGCTCAGGATAGTGGCCCTGGCCGAACAGAACGGCGGCAATATCGCCGTGCACCCGGATTGCTACACCAATAACGGCGTGGCTGATCCCGGTCCCGGTTCGAGCACGTCCACTCAGCTTGCGGTGATGACGTTCCTGGTATCCAATGACCGCACGCTCGAGTGCCAGTTCGTGCCGATCCGCTTCGTCTGGTACGACTGCGGCGACAACTCACTGTCTAATGTCCGCGGTGATACCCTGTTCATCTCCCACTTCGTCTATGACTACGCGGGTGAGATCGGTGATCCGCCGGTCGTGCAGTGGAGCGACATAACCGGTCTGGACAATACCATGCCAACCCTTACCGGAGCTCCGTCGCCCCAGTGTGACATCAGCGACAAGTACGAGCTGGTGCGGTGCGCCAACTTCTACAACGGCGGTATCGACATCATCTGCGCCGATTCTATCGACGCTCCCGGTGATATCAATATTAACGGCATTGCCTACGAGATCGCTGACGCTGTGATGTTCACCAACTACTTCATTACGGGTCTCGGGGCCTTTGGCGGTCATGTCGAAGGCTCGATCGCGGCGTCCGATGTTAACCGCGACGGCATGGCGCTCTCGGTAGCCGACCTGGTTTACCTGATCCGGGTGGTCATCGGCGACGCGGTACCGTACGCGAAGAGTACACCCATGACGGCCGTCCCCGCCGGGTACGCGATTGACGACGGAGTGCTCTCGGTATCCGGAGGCGTGGATATCGGCGGCGCGGCAGTCTCGGTGCGCGGCCAGGTTGCCCCAACTCTGCTGGCCGACGGCATGGAGATGACGTACGCGTACAGCGACGGAGTCACGCGCATAATCGTGACTCCGCCGGTCGAGGCTACGTCGATGCACTCGTTCCGAGGCGCCTTCCTCAGCGGGATCGAGGGCGAGGTTTTGACAATCGAACTGGCGACCGCTCAGGGTGCACCGGTGGTGGCGAAGAATGTCCCGAGCCGGTACAGCCTCGAGCCGAACTACCCGAACCCGTTCAACCCGGCGACGACAATCGAGTTTGCTCTGCCGGAGGCGGTGTCGTATCGGCTGACGATCTACAACATCGAGGGCCGGGTAGTGGAGGTATTCCAGGGTAAGGCCGAGACTCCGGGCGTTTTCAAGGTGGAGTGGAACGCCACCGATCGCGCCAGCGGTGTCTACCTGTATCGACTGGAAGCCGGTCAGTTCACTCAGACGCGGAAGATGTTGTTACTCAAGTAG
- a CDS encoding DegT/DnrJ/EryC1/StrS family aminotransferase: protein MAVPLLDLHRQYEQLKPEMDRAVLRVLEHGRFILGPEVQQLEQQIAQLCGVKHAIGCASGTDALLIALRAVGVKPGDEVITSDFSFFASAGVVSRLGARPVFVDIEPDTYNVDPNLIEAAVTPRTRAIMPVHLFGQVADMDPIMEIARRRNIKVVEDAAQAIGAEYKGRKAGSIGDLGCFSFYPSKNLGACGDGGMIVTNSDQAEKDCRSLRVHGENPKYFHHVIGYNSRLDTIQAALLLVKLPRLHDWSKKRIEHARIYSEAFAGVPNLRVPEVKPYSTFHIFNQYTLASPRRDQIVNGLNQAGIGNCIYYPLPFHSQKCFAHLDYASDDFPASNKAAAQVFSIPIYPEMTPEEQQDVIATVRRLAAE from the coding sequence ATGGCTGTTCCGCTCCTGGATCTGCATCGGCAATACGAACAACTCAAACCGGAAATGGACCGGGCCGTGCTGCGGGTGCTCGAGCACGGGCGGTTTATTCTTGGTCCCGAAGTGCAGCAGTTGGAACAGCAGATCGCTCAACTGTGCGGCGTGAAACATGCCATCGGGTGCGCCTCCGGCACCGATGCTCTCCTGATCGCGCTCCGCGCGGTCGGCGTGAAGCCCGGTGACGAGGTCATCACCAGCGATTTTTCGTTTTTTGCTTCCGCTGGGGTAGTATCGCGTCTGGGTGCGCGGCCGGTGTTTGTCGATATCGAACCCGACACTTACAATGTCGATCCGAATCTGATCGAGGCCGCCGTCACGCCCCGCACCCGCGCCATCATGCCGGTGCATTTGTTCGGTCAGGTTGCGGATATGGACCCGATTATGGAGATCGCCCGCAGGCGGAATATCAAAGTGGTCGAGGACGCCGCGCAGGCGATAGGCGCCGAGTACAAGGGGCGCAAAGCCGGTTCGATCGGCGATCTCGGATGTTTCTCGTTCTATCCGTCGAAAAACCTCGGTGCCTGCGGCGACGGCGGTATGATTGTGACGAACAGCGACCAGGCGGAGAAAGACTGCCGTTCCCTTCGCGTCCACGGCGAAAACCCAAAGTATTTCCATCATGTGATCGGCTACAACTCGCGCCTGGATACGATCCAGGCGGCGCTGCTGCTGGTCAAACTCCCGCGCCTGCATGACTGGTCCAAGAAACGAATCGAACACGCCCGGATTTACAGCGAGGCCTTCGCCGGTGTGCCTAACCTGCGAGTCCCCGAGGTCAAACCGTACTCGACCTTCCACATCTTCAACCAGTATACGTTGGCGTCGCCGCGCCGCGATCAGATCGTCAACGGCCTCAACCAGGCCGGGATCGGCAACTGCATCTATTATCCACTGCCGTTCCACAGCCAGAAATGCTTCGCGCATCTGGATTACGCCTCCGATGATTTTCCTGCTTCCAATAAGGCCGCCGCACAGGTGTTCTCGATCCCGATTTACCCTGAAATGACACCCGAGGAGCAACAGGACGTGATCGCGACGGTGCGTCGCCTGGCCGCGGAATGA
- a CDS encoding glycosyltransferase family 4 protein, with amino-acid sequence MRPWRVVIFGWAESAHVQRWTRALADRGWNIRLISLGGKPVPGVETFVLPRRGRFSYIAYVFTAVKLAREFRPHLVHVHYAGGFGFWGANCRFAPLVVSVWGADVIDLPRKPIVGLSIQTLLGGANRITATSEYLRQTCIQLRPETGPRITVIPFGVNVPDTPAPLPPLPLKLCFIKAHRPKYGPDILLRALARVRGAIPDVRMTLAGEGEMTPALRTLTAELGLEAHVDFVGLVPNKRIYSLLEAHHVMIMPSVMESESFGVAVLEAAACGRTSIASNIGGVPEVIRDGETGLLVPPGDPEALAEAIVRLGCDRDRIEKMGIAAHLHVGRNYRWEDCVDQMTALYESVIRG; translated from the coding sequence TTGAGGCCGTGGCGCGTGGTCATATTCGGCTGGGCTGAATCGGCCCATGTCCAGCGGTGGACCCGCGCACTGGCCGATAGAGGTTGGAATATTCGTCTCATCTCCCTGGGAGGGAAACCGGTGCCCGGCGTGGAGACATTTGTGCTGCCCCGGCGCGGCAGGTTCTCCTACATAGCCTACGTCTTCACGGCTGTCAAACTGGCTCGCGAATTCCGCCCTCACCTGGTGCATGTTCACTATGCGGGCGGATTCGGATTCTGGGGGGCAAACTGCAGGTTTGCGCCGCTGGTCGTGTCGGTCTGGGGAGCGGACGTTATCGATCTACCCCGCAAGCCAATCGTGGGTCTCAGCATTCAGACGCTTCTCGGAGGGGCCAACAGGATTACCGCCACGAGCGAGTATCTGCGGCAAACTTGTATCCAGCTCCGCCCTGAAACGGGGCCGCGAATCACCGTCATCCCTTTCGGAGTAAATGTACCCGACACTCCTGCGCCTCTGCCACCTCTTCCGCTGAAACTCTGTTTCATCAAGGCGCACCGCCCCAAATACGGACCCGATATTCTGCTGCGGGCGCTCGCACGCGTGCGCGGTGCGATTCCGGATGTGAGGATGACTTTGGCTGGCGAGGGGGAGATGACGCCGGCGTTGAGAACGCTGACCGCAGAACTGGGGTTGGAGGCCCATGTCGATTTCGTTGGATTGGTGCCCAATAAGCGGATATATTCGCTGCTTGAGGCGCACCACGTGATGATCATGCCCTCGGTGATGGAGTCGGAGTCATTTGGCGTCGCGGTTCTCGAGGCAGCCGCGTGCGGCCGCACGTCTATTGCGAGCAATATCGGCGGCGTGCCTGAAGTCATACGCGATGGTGAAACCGGTCTTTTGGTTCCGCCCGGCGACCCGGAGGCCCTGGCCGAAGCGATTGTTCGGCTGGGGTGTGATCGCGACAGGATCGAGAAAATGGGAATTGCCGCGCACCTTCATGTCGGCCGGAACTATCGCTGGGAAGACTGTGTGGATCAGATGACGGCGTTATACGAAAGCGTAATTCGTGGCTGA
- a CDS encoding DegT/DnrJ/EryC1/StrS family aminotransferase, with translation MAEERIPLFSIKLPPDVWRQVRGVLESGWLNTGPKTAEFERSIAALTGAKYSVAVSSATTGLQASLEALGAGPGREVITSSFTFAATAAAIIRTGAMPVLADIDPVTLNIDPDEVTRKVSPRTLCIMPVDMAGHPADYPELQAISAKRRLPIISDSAHSLGATVGRKAVARVVDVAVHSFQATKNLTTADGGMVLTHHQPVAERVRLLSQHATTSNAYERKKARRWDYDVLGPGLKANLTDVHAAIGLGQLSSFAARQTQRQKLAERYCRNLRSLSEYVAPPIVKPGFTHSWHLYIIRLHLSRLRIGRARFVALMSEAGIDCGVHYKPLFEMSFYRSLGFTPQFFPNAAYAGKRVVSLPMYPHLTTAQVDRVCDAVRDIVLKYRR, from the coding sequence GTGGCTGAAGAACGCATCCCGCTTTTCAGTATCAAGCTGCCGCCCGATGTCTGGCGCCAGGTGCGGGGAGTGCTCGAGTCAGGATGGCTGAACACCGGTCCGAAAACGGCCGAGTTCGAGCGGTCAATCGCTGCATTGACCGGTGCCAAATACTCGGTCGCGGTCAGTTCGGCCACGACCGGCCTGCAGGCGTCACTGGAGGCCCTCGGCGCGGGCCCGGGTCGTGAGGTGATCACGAGCTCGTTCACGTTTGCCGCTACGGCGGCGGCGATTATCCGCACAGGCGCGATGCCGGTTCTGGCCGACATTGATCCGGTCACGCTGAATATCGATCCTGACGAGGTCACCCGGAAAGTGTCGCCCCGCACATTGTGTATCATGCCCGTGGATATGGCCGGACATCCGGCCGATTATCCCGAACTGCAGGCCATCAGCGCGAAACGCCGTCTGCCGATTATCTCCGATTCGGCTCATTCCCTCGGCGCGACTGTCGGGCGCAAAGCGGTCGCGCGGGTAGTCGATGTCGCCGTGCATTCATTCCAGGCGACCAAGAATCTGACCACTGCCGACGGCGGTATGGTGCTGACCCACCATCAGCCGGTGGCCGAGCGGGTGCGGCTGTTATCACAGCACGCCACGACCAGCAACGCCTATGAGCGAAAGAAAGCGCGCCGCTGGGATTACGACGTGCTCGGGCCAGGTCTCAAGGCGAATCTCACCGATGTGCACGCGGCGATTGGCCTCGGACAACTATCCTCTTTCGCCGCACGCCAGACCCAGCGCCAAAAACTTGCTGAGCGGTATTGTAGGAATCTGCGAAGTCTTTCGGAATACGTGGCGCCTCCGATTGTCAAACCCGGATTCACCCATTCGTGGCATCTGTATATTATTCGGCTCCACCTTTCTCGCCTGCGAATTGGCCGTGCCCGGTTTGTGGCGCTCATGTCCGAGGCCGGCATTGATTGCGGCGTACACTACAAGCCGCTGTTCGAAATGAGCTTTTATCGCAGTCTCGGGTTCACGCCGCAGTTCTTTCCCAACGCCGCTTACGCCGGCAAGCGGGTGGTCAGTTTGCCGATGTATCCGCATTTGACCACGGCCCAGGTGGATCGCGTCTGCGATGCCGTGCGCGATATTGTTCTGAAGTATCGTCGCTGA
- a CDS encoding GTPase produces the protein MPANLPPQYYELEREFAKEKDPRERLRLAEELLRIMPKHKGTDHLQADMKTKIAKLRKMVEAPRRVSGTRQVTAHDFVEREGAGQVILIGPPNTGKSSLVDVLTHAHPAVGDYPYTTREPLAGMMPFESIQIQLIDTPPISSDHYENYLGNLIRNADLVLLVCDLTDAQLIENTDTVIRTLEEKHIVLQPKIDSAPEDPRFKYQKTIICAHKAFEDGSVERLAALAARFGGFRIVPTSILDDSSLDHLKRAIFEALEIMRVYTKQIGKEVDPNDPVVLPLGGTVEDAANVIHKDFGQKLKFAKVWGKGKFDGQRVKSDYVLTDGDIVEFHI, from the coding sequence ATGCCGGCTAATCTGCCACCCCAGTACTACGAGCTGGAACGCGAGTTCGCCAAGGAGAAAGACCCCAGGGAGCGTCTGCGCCTCGCGGAAGAACTTCTGAGGATCATGCCCAAGCACAAGGGGACCGACCATCTCCAGGCCGACATGAAGACCAAAATCGCCAAGCTGCGAAAGATGGTCGAGGCGCCCAGGAGAGTCAGCGGCACCCGGCAGGTGACCGCCCACGACTTCGTCGAGCGCGAGGGAGCCGGGCAGGTCATCCTGATCGGGCCGCCCAACACAGGGAAATCGTCGCTGGTGGACGTACTGACCCATGCCCATCCGGCAGTCGGCGACTATCCGTACACCACTCGCGAGCCGCTGGCCGGGATGATGCCCTTCGAGAGTATCCAAATTCAACTTATCGACACCCCGCCTATTTCGAGCGATCATTACGAAAACTATCTCGGCAACCTAATCCGTAACGCCGACCTGGTGTTGCTCGTGTGTGATCTGACCGACGCACAGTTAATCGAGAATACAGATACTGTCATCCGCACACTCGAGGAAAAACACATTGTGTTGCAGCCGAAGATTGATTCTGCGCCGGAGGATCCCCGATTTAAGTATCAGAAGACAATTATATGCGCGCACAAGGCGTTTGAGGATGGTTCGGTCGAAAGGCTCGCCGCTCTGGCCGCACGTTTCGGCGGTTTCAGGATCGTGCCGACATCGATACTCGATGACTCCAGTCTGGACCACCTCAAGCGGGCGATTTTCGAGGCCCTGGAGATCATGCGGGTCTACACCAAACAGATAGGCAAGGAGGTAGACCCGAACGATCCGGTGGTGTTGCCGCTCGGCGGTACGGTTGAAGATGCTGCCAACGTCATTCACAAGGACTTCGGCCAGAAGCTGAAATTCGCCAAAGTGTGGGGCAAGGGGAAGTTCGACGGTCAGCGGGTGAAATCCGACTATGTGTTGACCGACGGGGATATAGTCGAGTTTCACATCTGA